The region GCCGCCAGAGGCTTCAGAACATGCCCCTCAGCTACACCCCCAGTCACACCCTcagccttgatctcctccagcaacctcctcacccccttcaccaacccctccctctcatccccctccgCACTACCACTCCCCGCCCATCGTATCCTGCACCGATGATCCATCAGATAAGTATACCCAACCTTGCTGTTCAACAGCCCCACGCTCTCCCTGATCTCATCCGTGATCCCCTTCCTCACAAGGAAATACCTGTGCCAATTCTCCTTGCCCACCTTGTTCCTCAACGACCAGGAAAACAGCTTGatcaacatcatcttcatccagTCCTCCTCGACGTTGATCTGCACCAGCTGCGCCCTGCCGCCGCTCTCTTTGAGGACCTGGTGCAGGGCAGGGTTTTGCTCGGGGGAGACAAAGGTCTTGATCTGGTTCTCGGCCCACATGCCGCTGAAGACGGTGACAACGGAGGCGTggccggcgaggaggggggtggtgtctGCTTTTTGGCGGGAGGCCAGGGTGCGGCCgaagaggttggggaagTAGAGGGAGAGGTCGGCTTTGAAGAGGCGGGGGGGCGCGAGGAAGGTTTTGCCTTTgtggaaggagaggttgaccCAGTCGCGGAAGTAGGGACGAGAGACTTTGTTTTTGCTACAGAGAGGAAAAGTAGGGGGTTagtggaaaggggggacagggaagagggaagtgaatagggggggggggacaaACAGGTACTCCCGCTTGGCGAGATGTCTTTCGTAGTCTACGAAGTCATCACGGCGCTGTTTGAAGGTTCGGTGGTCGATGCCGGTGTTTTGTCCCGCGGCGGGGGGCGTGTTCATGCCAATTGGTCTTGACAGAGGGGTAGGTGTGAAGTCTTTTACTTTCTTGCCGTAGGACCGAGGGGCGTGGGCTAAGGGGCTGTCCGGAGCCGGCTCCGTGGCGGCTACCGGGGCCGGGGCGAAGGTCTGTCTCGGTTTCGGTTTCCCGTCCGGAGCGGCGGCGCCGGGTGTGTGGTCTGTGGGAAGCCGCTGGTAGCCAGTGGTGCTAAAGGTGCGCCATTGACAAACAAGGCAGGTTGATACCCTTGCGCCTGTTCGAAGTCCTGTCCTAGCGGCTAACAtggcagcggtggtggtcatgTGTGTCTGAGATATCCAATCCGTGGGAGAGGTTTGAAGCTCAGATGCCCCGTTCCCAAGAAATTTCCACGCGACAATTCTCGGCGCCGGCCCCCACTTCCACTGCCGCTGTCAACTCAGATCAGCGCTCGAGCCCCAGTGAGCGGCCCTTGAAATctggggttttgggggcgGTTAGGGTGCCAAGCGCTCGGTTATTCGCGGGGGCTCAGTGAACCCCTCGGTCCAACGTCATATCTACAGTGTATAAGCCGGCGCAAGCCATAGCTGAGACCGCTATGCGGGTTGTCGTTATCCCTTTGGTGCAGGAAGGAGGGACAGGTCAATTCGACTGAACTTTTGAATCTGAGAAGTCACTGCTGTCTTTGAGCGGTTGCATCTTCTGTCATTTCCCGTTTGAGATGTTTTTGAACCAGAGCTCCCGCGTGGTGCGCCAGCATTGGCGGCTCTCCAGCCGGCGACTATCGTCTCTAAGTCAACAACACCGCGCGCGAGGACCAACCCTCTGGACTCCGCTATCCCCACCGTTTGCGCCTCCCGCAAGGCTCTTCCATGCAAGCAGGAATCTCTACGCTGTGAAGCCTGTGTTGCTCGCTGATATTGGAGAGGGTGCGTGTTTCTGTCACTTTGACTCTCGAGAACGAAGTTCATCTCAACTAACTGGTGGTGGCACAATTACAGGCATTGTCGAGTGCGAAATCATCCAATGGTTCGTCGAACCCGGGGCGCGCGTCGAGGAGTTCTCTCCACTATGTGAGGTTCAAAGTGATAAGGCTTCGGTAGAAATCACCAGCCGCTTCGCCGGTGTGGTTAAGAAGTTGCACTATGAAGCGGGCGAGATGGCCAAGGTGGGCAAGCCGTTTGTCGATATCGACATTCAAGGTGATGCCAAAGAGGCAGACTTGCAGGCTCTCGCTCCTGTTGAGCCTGTGACCCCAACAGAGCCAACTACAAAGATCGAGAACCAGGTGGCGGCTCAGTTACCAAAgcaacctccaccagcaccaccatcagagCATAAGCCTGCACCGTGGAGCAATGGGGTCTACGAGCATACCTCACCTAAGCCTCAACCAGGCGAGAAGGTGATTCTGGCAACTCCAGCAGTCAGATACCTCGCCAAAGAACTCAACGTCGACCTTCTCCAAGTCCAAAGCACGGGCAAAGAAGGCCGCATCCTAAAAGAAGACGTCTACAAGTTCGTCGAGCAAAAGAACGCACCCCCAGCTCCCACCCCAAGCCCCTttactccctccccctccaccacacccaccagtcaacaacaacaagaaactCCCATGCTCCTCACCCGAACCCAAGAAATGATGTTCAAAACCATGAcccgctccctctccatcccccacTTCCTCTACGCCGACGAGGTCGACTTCACCTCTCTGGTCGAGCTCCGCTCCCGCCTCAACAAAGTCCTCGCCAAACAACCCCTGTCTCTAGACTCAGCCACCCACCCGGTAGCAAAACTATCCtacctccccttcatcatcaaggCAGTCTCCATGGCCCTATACAAATACCCCATCCTCAACTCCCGCGTCGACATCGACCCTGCCACATCCAAACCCTCCCTCGTGCTCCGGAGTCAGCACAACATCGGGATTGCAATGGACACCCCCCACGGGCTACTCGTCCCCGTCATCAAAAACGTCGGATCACTCAACATCCTCCAGATCGCAGCGGAACTCACAAGACTTCAAAGTCTGGCTACGGAGGGGAAGCTGAGCGTGGGGGATATGTCCGGGGGAACGATCACGGTGAGCAACATCGGGAACATTGGGGGCACGTACCTCAgtccggtggtggtggagaaggaggtggcaATTCTGGGGAttgggaggatgaggaccgTGCCTGCTTTTGGGGAGAATGACCgggtggtcaagaaggagatttGCAACTTTAGCTGGAGCGCGGATCATAGGGTTGTGGACGGGGCGAcgatggcgagggcggccgaggtggtgagggggattGTGGAGGGGCCGGATGTGATGGTTATGCATTTGAGGTAGAGTTACATaagttggggggttgtttttgggcAGCAAGCGAAGAGGGATGGTACAGTACTAGAAGTTTCAAGAAAAGTTGGAAGTtatttgggggaggggggggaggtggttggttaTGTCATAACTCGGTATGTCTTTGTTGGAGTTGCGTCCCGGTTGAGCCGGCCGTCTTACCCGCACAGGGGGATTTTGGGCAGGTTTTATTGACTACCGAGTTTGATTGGGACAGTCAAGGaaaggcaaggcaagcaATTGCCGTGCTTCGTCAAAGTCGGTGACTctttttgggtggtggagaggttgagtggaggggggggagacgACTAGAGTGTTACAAGGCATTTTTAGATAAGAGGTTTCGAAAATACATACAAAAAGTACATATATTTTTATCTTGTGAGTATGGAGAGCAACGTTGGTGGGATGCCTGAGGGAACAGccgaagaaaagaagaaaaaaagaaaagtgaTCCCGTCTCCCGATCCCGCGATTACACGGCGAGGCGGGGGTAGGTAGGATATCGGTTTTATTGCATTAAATACATGACCGTCAGCCTACTTACCTTACCTGTCTTATGTAGTGTGTCGGATCGTGACTTGGTTTGTTCGCTTCCattgtctctctctctcactgACTTTTCAAACCTGGAGGGATGCATGAACGGGCATTAGATGAAGAatgtacctaggtaggtgTGTGCATGGGCTATCCGGGTTTACCTATTGGTCTTTGGGTGtatgagaaggggggagggtgtgtgtgtgtgtgtgtgttgccATACCGGTGTGATAACCCCACGACGGGACGGCATATACAGAGAGGAAGTTGAGCACCTAGCTATCGCTATCGATACCcctttgatgatgatgatggtagTAGTGGTAGTTGAGCAAGTTCTTCTATCGGTTGTTCTATCCAACGATCCATGCATTTGATAGAACGGGCCGAGTTGAGACTGGGTTCCAATCTGGGAGACATATTGGAAAAGCGGGCTTCTGTGCTTTGGGCTCATGCTGCCAGAGTAGGTGTGCTATAGAAGTTTTGACAGAAGGGTGCTTGGAATTATGCGGCATGATCAGATATTGCTTGGTTGATctggttggtgaagaaggcatTGGCCTACCTATCTACCTATTTGGTTGTCAGTAGGTCGACTGCACCAGGCCGATATGTTTCGTGCCGTTTCGCAGCTGAGCACCGCATTGGCACAGCTAGGCCAAGCTGCGGGCAGTTGCGTAGACCAGAGGTTCTAGTCTTGTGGTGGTCATCGCGGGATTGGGGGCAAAGCCATAATCTGTATAGTAACGATGAACAAACTCCGTTTCAGCGCAGTAAGAAGAACCTGCGGGTACCTCCAAGTACAGATGCTATACGACCTTGTATCGCTttccaaaaacaaacaccTTAATAAGGCTTCTGGTTTCCCCCTTTCATTCGTCGTATTGCGTGCTTTACCCCAAAACGAAGGCTTTTTTTCCTGGTTGTTCGCCACGAGACCGATATAACTCCGTGGAACGGCATTTGGTTTGGTTggccacccccccccccaccctcctctatGCATAACTTGATATTGTTTTTCATTCTTGTTGACCATCCCTTCGACCGCCAAGCCGTTTTCTTCTGGGCAGAAGGATCTCGTCGAAAAAAGCGAGGCGGTCGGTGATGGTCTGCGGGTGAATCGGCCATTTCTCGTGACCAGCCTCATCCAGCGACCCGTTTCTGGGATTTTGCCAAGTGCTTGGTTTGCATTATTTGGGCGTTGTTGGGTGCGCGCCAAGCTGGTAGAGTAAGACCGGAAAGTAATAGTTATTGAGTAGGTGCGTGTTGTGAGATGTGACTCGTAATCTTTACTTCGGAGCGTCTTTGTATGGAGATTACCATACACTGAGTGAGGTTGTGTCTGCCGGGCGGTACGCCATACACAGCACACAACAAATGCGGGATTGTCACGCCGGGAAACATTCGGCAGGTGTACCTTGATGTGCAGGTTGAAGAACGGGACAGCaagttggtgttgctgcctTGTCTGGGGATGTCGTTCGGTCATCTCGGGAATGCATGTCGAGTGGTTGCGGCAATATTGTAAGTGAGGTCAGCAACGGCAGTAGTATCAAGTGATATCCTCCCTCGGCCCAACATACTGCTATTGAATACAACGGAAGTAGGGGGCTGCGGACATAGCAACCGTTGCCTAGGCATGGCTAGAGCTCAGGGGGAATGTTTACTTTGTCTCaactcaccccctccttcccagcAACTTGGTAAAGGCGTTCCTGTTCCTGCGTCGACTTGGTTTGCGTTGTCAACTCCATGCTAGATAGGCGAGCAGATGCTGCAGAGGAACCCGACAGGGCGGGGCCTGGCATCATTCGGAGATCGACGGAGAGAAGGGCGGGGATACCAGACCAATCACTCATAAGAAAGAACACAGTTTCTCATTTGTTTCCTCAATCATCTTGTGTATGCTGGGTAGCACCAAAGAACATCAAATTCATGTTCGCTTGCTAAAAGAGTAACCTCAGGTAGGTCCAATACCTTACCAAACCCCGTCGCCATCCTTCCACCCATCAACCAAATTACCTATACTATGTATGTTAAATTCCCAGAGATTTTTTAAACGCCCACGACTAAAGACATGGACTCAGCCATGCTTCGTCAAATGCAAAGTAATGGATTGATCCAAACAAGTCAGTGCTGGTCCATCTTCCCAAGTACCCCCTTCTGTTGCTCCGGCTTCCCAAGAACGATTGCGCCGCAAGATAAAAATCGACAAAAAAAAGCAATCTGTTTCGCCACCACAATTCATGTGTCAGAGAAAGACGATTGTCGTTCAAGACAAAACTCCTTTCCCAATGTGACGGTGGGGCTGACTGACAAAACCCAAccctttcccatccaccccccggGCGGTGACTCTTAGCGCCATGCAGCTACGGCTTTGCTTGTCCCACCCATCATTTCGGCATGCACGTCACTTTCTCTGGGCTTCTGCCGCGACGGTCTCCATCGTGTCCAGGACTCGGTCTAGAGCCTCAGCCATGACAGCTTCGGCTGGGCGACTGACGTCAATGCTAATAACATCGACCTCATCCGTGGTTGGCCTTTCCAAGACTTCGAATTGGCTGTGGACCATGTTGGCTCCCATGTAATGGTTCTTGCGAGCCATCACCCTTTGCAAGAGGAGCTCCTCGGACGCATCCAGATAGATGAagtggagatggaggttggGCGAGAAATAGGGGGCGACACGGATGACATCGCGGTACTTGCGCTTCAAAGCAGAGCAAGTCAACACCACGCCTCTGTTTCCACGTTCCAGCTCCTTGAGGGAAGCCTCCCGGAGAGCCGTCAACCAGTCCCACCGATCAGCATCCGTCAAGGGAATGCCAGCGCTCATCTTGTCGATGTTGGCTTGTGGGTGGAACTAGTAATCATGATTAGCCCGATGCTATGGGTCATGGGACTTGGGACTTGGGACAAAGAACAtacctcatcaccctcgaTATATGGCATATGAAGAACAGTGGCCAGGTACTTGGCAACAGTGCTCTTTCCACAGCCGGCGGGGCCAGTAACGAGCCAGATGTGGCGCTGCTCATTTTTGGATAGTGACGAAGAGACATTGCCGTTGGTACGCACACCATTCGACAAAGATGATGTTGGGAGTCTCATGgtgcttggtgatggggggatgTTTTGGTGGCCGTTGGAAATAGCTGGTGACCCCGGGGTTTGTCCCTTCAAGGAGATGGCTGAGTCGTACGAAAGCATGTTGGGTTCTGGtactggtggtggtctcgaagatggtggtggtatccTCCGTCTTTGAAGAAAGCGTGGGTCCGGCTTGACGGCGAGAGTTAAAACCGGCGATGACGTTTGTaagtgggcggtggtggtgatgaatgACCGGAAGTGGGCACGCGCTACCTAACGTGACAATtggatgacgacgacaaaGAAATCACAACAGACTGCAGAATACTACGGCCCATTGAGAGAGGAAACGATCACGAAGAGGAGCTTGGGGAAAGGGACATTCAAACACAACAAGGTGTGGTTGGGATAGCAGGCAAAAAGGGAGTCAGCCGATGGCGGCCGGCCGGCCATTTATATAGCTGAATCTTGTAGCAGGTCATACCTGGAAGTGATGACCTAAAAGTTTCCTCTTCAGCAGGGCCAGGCGGCCAGGCTGGGACCCcagagccaaaaaaaaaaaaaggtaccACTGGTACTTCCAAGCTTGGGGGGCTTCAGCGGAACCCACTGAGCGATCTGCTGGGAACGCGCGGGAACCCCATGGATCCTAGCCTCGAGGGGGCAACATGGAACCTCGAGAACGGGTGGGTGACCTGCTGGTACTGCGCCCATGCGCCGTACCCAGGTACTCGCAGTGGGACTTGGCGGGCCAGAATCTCACAAGATACTAGACCCCATTGGTCCAGGAGCACTCGACAGCCAAAGGTGTCCCAGGACCATGACAGGTCGAATCCACCGCAGACAGGGAGGGCGTGTGCGGTGAACTCGTAGCCCAAGGTACGCTTCAAGTATCCACGCGTGATTCCCATGTACCTTGTCTGGAAAGTCGGGGGAAGCTTTTCCTGGAGAAAAGCGTGGGAAGCTTTTCCTGGAGAAAAGCgtgggatgggttgggaagCCGTGTGGGGAGAAGtgtcgaggaagagaaggtgGCTGACTCGACAAGGGGGAAGCAACTTTCTTCCACCTCGACAATGACGCCCGAAAGGGAAGCTCGCTGGGAGCAGCATCGCATCGCCAATCATGAAACAAAAAGAGAACCGTTGTAAAAACTCTGGTTTTGACACTTTGGACGGGAGAAAGACACGCGAAGGTTCGAGACGTGGAATGAGTGGCTAAGAGTCACAGGAAAGTTTATTGAGGTAAGGTACCTTGCGGGTTGTACCTTCTCGTGGTGTCCTGAAGCTCGGAACATCTTACAGCCTCGGTGTAAGGAAGGAGCGAGCCCACAAAAGGTACAGCCTGCCCGGGCTGGGAAAGAGGATGGCAACGATGCAGCCCAGTGCTCGATCGAAATTGGCCCATTAATTGAATAACCTTGAGAGCGGTGAGTAGCCAGGCATGAGGTGCTTGAGGTGCGTGATGCAGGACGGGAAGCAATTCACGAGAGAACCCATCTTCCGTAAGACACTTCAGGTACGGGCATTCCATCCACAACCTGGATTCCCAGCAGTGGGcgctaggtaggtacctgaTGGCCGTGGGGTTGAGGTGTGGCAGTGGGAGAGCGGAAATGAGGGTGAATACCCACTGGCATCTGCCGGTACCATTGCCATCTCGGGGTCTGCAGAGCACCGGCGCAACCCATAAAAATCTCCGCTCAAGAATTTTCACTAGCCCACACACCTCCCAGCCTGATGCGGACCGTCGTGCTAGCTGGCTAACTTGTAATTGGGAACGGCTAGTCGATGACAATTAACATTGACATGGAGCAAAGACATAGGACCGGAACGCAAACCAAACTGCTGAAAACAGTGCTCTCAAGACATAATCTTCGTCCCAGGACAGCCTGCATCTGGACAAGACTGCTCTCCCACATTGTATAATACACTCACTCTCTCGCGTAATTGGCGGGGCACCATTTTGATCTTTCGGTACGTTTTcgttgatggtgaggtgaggCACAAAAAGACATTTCTGCTCAACTAATAGCAGCTCCAGTAGAAGCGTGGGGGTCTGTCCCGGCCCCGCCACAGAATGGGGTTGAGGTTCGCCGAGAGACGCCGCCGATGgcaggggaggggtgtgTGGAGCTGCCCAACTACTGGATGGGAGCCCCTGGGGATGATCTTGGGATGAGATGCCATTTCTGCTTCCATTCTCCTGTCCAGCAGATCCAGATCCCACAGAACAAAACATGGCACGGCAAAACACATCATCGATACCCCTTCTACAAGGACTAACACAAGAGAAAGAGTTGGCCTTCCGTtatggctgctggctggttCAAAGCCCTGTCTCTGCGGGCCGGTCGTCTGGGAGTGTCACAACCGATCCGTGATTGACCCCAAACACCGCCCAGCCGCTTGCGACCAAAGCTCCCCATCTCGTGTGCGGTTCCCAAAAGGTCTGGACGGTGTCTGGACTGAAAGCTACGATGCTGCTAAAATGGCTCGCACGCAAGGCACCGCAAAGCAAGCCATGGAACTGTACCTGAACCAGGACCACACCTCCCTAGCTTACATCATTCTCATCTCTATGGGCCAATCACCAGCTAAATACGGCAGAGGTATTTCTTTCATTTTCCTGGTTGAATACTATGCAGAGTTCCATCGCTTACCACGACAGCAGGGCCATGTATGCGGCAAAGAGCCATTCGTGAGTAAAAGAAACGTCCGTCTCCGAACTGTGCTTTGCCTGCCCCTTCACCTCTTGGACGGAACCCAACGCAACCCCGGGCGCCACACAGCGGTAGAACCCCCTCGTTGGCCTCGTGACGTGCCTTGTTTTGCACGCCCCGGTCTGTCTGCCCCCTCACCGATTGTTTCGATACCCACTCCCCAGACTCCGATAAATTGGACGTGGTGGAGCTGCCTGTTGTTGAGGCACCCCGCTCGGCTCAGCTTCCGGGCTCCTCGAGAGGGGCTACTGACGCTTAGATTCTTGGGTCGAATGTTCCTTACCTGATCGTGGGTTTCTCCGACTTCGCCATGAAGCTTCGCTGTCCTCGAAAGACCGGTAGAAAATCATCTTCAAGACGTCGTTGCATCACTGGCGTGAAGCATGCTACTTTTACCCATG is a window of Podospora pseudopauciseta strain CBS 411.78 chromosome 1, whole genome shotgun sequence DNA encoding:
- the ATP10 gene encoding Mitochondrial ATPase complex subunit atp10 (COG:O; BUSCO:EOG09263UN3; EggNog:ENOG503NY67) — its product is MTTTAAMLAARTGLRTGARVSTCLVCQWRTFSTTGYQRLPTDHTPGAAAPDGKPKPRQTFAPAPVAATEPAPDSPLAHAPRSYGKKVKDFTPTPLSRPIGMNTPPAAGQNTGIDHRTFKQRRDDFVDYERHLAKREYLKNKVSRPYFRDWVNLSFHKGKTFLAPPRLFKADLSLYFPNLFGRTLASRQKADTTPLLAGHASVVTVFSGMWAENQIKTFVSPEQNPALHQVLKESGGRAQLVQINVEEDWMKMMLIKLFSWSLRNKVGKENWHRYFLVRKGITDEIRESVGLLNSKVGYTYLMDHRCRIRWAGSGSAEGDEREGLVKGVRRLLEEIKAEGVTGGVAEGHVLKPLAAGKPTTGDKK
- a CDS encoding hypothetical protein (COG:I; EggNog:ENOG503NWU1); its protein translation is MFLNQSSRVVRQHWRLSSRRLSSLSQQHRARGPTLWTPLSPPFAPPARLFHASRNLYAVKPVLLADIGEGIVECEIIQWFVEPGARVEEFSPLCEVQSDKASVEITSRFAGVVKKLHYEAGEMAKVGKPFVDIDIQGDAKEADLQALAPVEPVTPTEPTTKIENQVAAQLPKQPPPAPPSEHKPAPWSNGVYEHTSPKPQPGEKVILATPAVRYLAKELNVDLLQVQSTGKEGRILKEDVYKFVEQKNAPPAPTPSPFTPSPSTTPTSQQQQETPMLLTRTQEMMFKTMTRSLSIPHFLYADEVDFTSLVELRSRLNKVLAKQPLSLDSATHPVAKLSYLPFIIKAVSMALYKYPILNSRVDIDPATSKPSLVLRSQHNIGIAMDTPHGLLVPVIKNVGSLNILQIAAELTRLQSLATEGKLSVGDMSGGTITVSNIGNIGGTYLSPVVVEKEVAILGIGRMRTVPAFGENDRVVKKEICNFSWSADHRVVDGATMARAAEVVRGIVEGPDVMVMHLR
- a CDS encoding hypothetical protein (COG:F; EggNog:ENOG503P32X), translated to MLSYDSAISLKGQTPGSPAISNGHQNIPPSPSTMRLPTSSLSNGVRTNGNVSSSLSKNEQRHIWLVTGPAGCGKSTVAKYLATVLHMPYIEGDEFHPQANIDKMSAGIPLTDADRWDWLTALREASLKELERGNRGVVLTCSALKRKYRDVIRVAPYFSPNLHLHFIYLDASEELLLQRVMARKNHYMGANMVHSQFEVLERPTTDEVDVISIDVSRPAEAVMAEALDRVLDTMETVAAEAQRK